The genomic stretch AGCCACAACATCAGTAATAAAATAGAGTAAAAGCTCAAACTAGTTAGGACAGGGAAAGAATGAATTAGAAGGAAGTTCAGTGTGTTTAAACTGGTTGAGCTTGATGGGGGTTTCAACCTGGGGGACTTAAAAACTGACTGAAACTCTCGGGGTACTCTCAGTATTTCAAGGTCCATTCAGGCCTTATTTTCTatcattctgtgtttttttggTATATGCTAATGAAATCCATGCACATTGATGAGGTTTTTAATTCTGAAcaaatagagattttttttgaagaggaaaCATTTGTAGACAGAAGCCCCAAGCATGTACTTTTTCTCTAATACCAATCCTTTAAAAGACTGTGTGCTAACTCATTTCTGGAAtagttgtttttgtttcagaagggaaaggttttaaatatttctctctttaaTGTATTTAGAACTGATTTCCCTATACCTTTGGGATCACCGCTCCTTGGAACAAAAGTTGAGGTCAGAGATACCAACGGTTCTGCAGTTCTGGAAGGCGAGGGACAAGTATTTATAggttatttaatatttcttacTCTTGTAAGATACTTTCCTTAATTGATTGAGTTTTAATaatatgtttattattttacttgGTGTCTGCCTCTGATATACAGATTAATATAACATTTTAAGTTCCCATTGGCCTGAGAACCTTCTGATAGTATTTTAGGTTGTTGGAATGACAAACAGGAAATTACCATCAATATATCTGCAGACTGGCTTTCATtatattgactttttttcctgctcctgttCTCGGctgaagtaatttctgtgtAGTGACTCAATTAACTGCATCGCCCAACTCGTACATTGCAGAAGTTTAGACATTGATAATAATCTTTTAGTACTTCTTATAATGCTTGTTAGCGTTTAGGAGATTTTGATAAAATActctttataattttaatttacagttaGCCATTTAATATATATGACCATGATCTTTTCTGTGTAGGTGGTGAAGAACGAATCTGTTTTCTAGATGATGAAATAACTGTACCCCTGGATACAATGAGGGAAACAGGGGATTTTGTAAGAGTGCAGAACGCAAAGTTGTTCTTCGTGGGTCGGAAAGACAATCAGATTAAACGTCATGGCAAACGTTTTAATATTGAATGTTTGCAGCAGGTAATATAATATCCAGTGTGTGAAGTATGCCAGTATAAAAAAGCAGGGATAAGGAACACATCATTATAATCAGAAATGGGTATTTACTCATTTTCACGTGACCTTTAGGAGTCTAAAAGAAATTGGGAGGGTGCATTATCAAAAATCTAGTCACATAATTTAGGGAGGAGTTTGGTTCTGAGTTCTTGGAAGTCGTGTTTTATTGaatgttttcttccagcagAATTGAGAACTGTatgaacatctgaaaaatactgaGCATTGCACTGCAATGCTTGTATAGTGATTGTTCTACAGGATTGAATGTCAGACTCATGGATTATATCTCATTCGTGACATTTAAGCAAATAATACCTCTATCTCTGAGGTCATTTTTTGTGGAGAAGTACAAACTTAATCTATAAGAGAAGGTGTTTCATAGGATGTTATGTAGGAATGCGAGacaaatacagattttgaaTGTGGTGTTCTTTAAATTGTGAGTTTTACTCCTGTTACTCTACTGATGAACTGCATTTCAAAGCAAGActaatgttttttaattacaggCTGCAGAAGATCTTTGTCAGGTAGAAGCTTGTGCAGTGACCTGGTATCAGCAGGAAAAACTTATCCTGTTTGTTGTATCCAAAGGTGATTtacaagagagagaaacactTAAAGAACTCCAGAAGCATCTACCAGCTCATGCAGTCCCTGATGAGCTGGTGTTGATTAAAGCTTTGCCTTTAACATCACATGGTAAATGAAACTATTAAGTACTCTTGCCACTTATTTTAATggtctctatttctttttttaattttatttttgtattgacCAAAATCCAGTACCTGAttcatgctttttaaatatgtagATTAGATAACTAACTCGTAATAGGAAATCATGACCATGTGTTATGCTTTCTTGATAATGTTTCATTCAAGACTCAGGGTAGTGGTAAAATCAATTTACTATTAACGCTGcacctttcttttctcagttaTTCCTGTTGCAGTCTGTAGCAGAACCCTGACTTCAGCTGGGGAAACATAAGGTCTTGCAGGTGGGATTCTGTGGGAGGCTAGGGTAAATTTTCAGTCTTACTGGGTTCTGTGTAGTTGATTgactgggtaaaaaaaaacaTAGGTGCAGTTGAGTATAAATAAGGAAGTGTGTACCAGAATAAAGTGACTATTAGGGcagagcaagttttggaagtaTAACTGCTAAaagagcaatgaaaaaaatcGTACTTTATTTTCTACAAAGGCAAAGTTGATATATCTGAACTGAACAAGATTTACCAGAACCGTCTAAACTCCAGAAGGCGTGACAGTAAGCTGAGTGGCGCAGAGGAATTGTGGGAAAGATTGCAGTATTTATGGAAGGTAGTATTTTGAGCTGCCTTTTTATCTTTGCAAGTGGATCATTATACATGTGTCAGgaattaaacagttttaagaaGTATGACTAATGCAACCAGAACATTCTAGCTGCCTATAGGTTTAAGCAGTAAAGCTCTTTCTGTTCagttaatatttaaatacagtcGTTCTGCAGTGGCCAAGAGGGAGTCATTTATATTTCTCTATCAGATAAAACTGCAGGCTACGAGGTATAAGCAATTAGCATAGGAAGGACGTAACCTGTCAGTAGCTTTTTGAATGCTGCTTCACATGCCAAGGAAGGTATCCCGAAGGGAAACAGGGAACTGGCACATGGGAACTTTGTACAAAACAGCTACTGTGTTAGTAGAGtttcttatttctaaatataataATGAATTGAAGcgtctttttttaaatagatggCCCAGTTTTGTAATTGTCTGGTAGACTGTTTGTATTGTTTCTAAATTTCCATGCTAAAGGCTTGTTTTTCAAGGTACTGAAACATGATGCCAAAcagcattactttttttttttttttccccccaaagacAGACTTCCAAGTTTCACCTGAAAGCTGGACTTGCTGTGGCTAGGACTTGAATAAGTGAATGCCATGAAATTAGTAACACAGTTTGCCTGTGCTGATACTTACTGTATTGGTTGCTGTAGAAATGATAACCCAAGGGGATGAGATGTGCCCTAGACCCATTGTGGACAGCAGAAAGCGGCTTCAAAAACCAGAGGATTTGGGCTTCATACCCAGACTTAACAAGCAGGGAGAGCAGTGAGAGCAGCGAGAGGAGAGGTGGTAATTGCTGTTTGTTGTAGTAACAATGCCAAATCCAAAATCCGTCAGGAATTGAAGGGGCTGTAGCTTCAAAAGTAGGTAGATGAGGAGGTTACTTAACTAATTCAGAAGTAAAAGACAGCAGTTTGTATaagttttattaataaaataaagcacCTAAACCAATTTATCAAAAGGCATCAATGTTTTATCTGGGAAGTTGTCATTAATAAATGGTATTGAGATTGAAAATGgccaattaaaaatatagcacaatttgctttaatttcttaGACTGCAGAATTGGAATTGACCAAAACATTTTGTAGTACAGAACTAGCATCTCCCTGTTTCCCTGTTCCTCCCTAACTCTTGATCCATCGCTATCTCTCTTGGCACTAATATGTTTCAGGTGATTTTTTGCAGAGTAGCACGTTCTCTCAGTCTTTGATTTTTTAGTGGGACTTCTGGGTATTCAGGTGGATTTTACCCAACTtgaatttttgtgtgtgtgacgTGGTGTAACACCCATGGACTGTtacctctttccttctttcctctagTCTGTTCTGGGTCTCCCAGGTGATTCCACCGGAATTTCTAAAGATGCAGTATTTCTGTACAGTGGTGGAGACTCCTTAAAGGCTCTACGATTTTGTGATGAAATTGAGGTGCTAGTAGGCAAATCTGTGCCTGGACTCCTTGAAGTTATTCTCAGCCGCTCAATTGAAGAGGTTTATAGACATATTCTTAAGATTCTGTTTCCAGATGAAGACCAATTAATGAATTATGACAATgttgtgaaaagaaaattaagtggAAACAGCGGAGAGGACTTCcatggaaaatatattaaactgaAATCTGAAAGAGGTCTTGAGGTTGCTTCAAGGTTAACTTCATTTATTGCGCTAagcagaggaaataattttttttctatgaatttCACCAAGTCTTATATGCAAACCAATAATACAGTACAGGTAGGAGTGGAACTGCCACAGCAACCATCCTTTCTGCATTTAGTGACTCCAAGCATAATGAAAAGCCACATACAAGGGTATGGAATGGAGAACAGAATTTTAACAGTTACGAACAAGGCAAATAAAATTGACTGTTGCTCTGTACAGCAGATCCATGCAGAATGTAATCATGTAACAATGGCAGAGCTGGCATTATGCATAAGATGGAAGTCAAATACAAGAAAGTGTGTTGATGCATCACCGCTGGTTATAATACCATCTAAAGAAGAGGTTTCTGCATCTGTATACGTTGGCTCTCACTCTCATGTAATGCAGGCGATTGATCTAGATTTGGGAGAAATAAAGTGGGAGAAGAACCTCGGAGATCGCATTGAATCTTCTGCCTGCGTATCGAAGTGTGGCAATTTCATCATTGTCGGTACGTCTTTTGTTTTAGGCcccatttaaaattattttttctgctaaatGCAAGATAAATGACAAAGCATCTTATATCTTACCTCTGAATGCCCTCCCTCTACGCTTACCTATAAACTTCCATATTGGCTTCAGAACTAATTTATTGTCAAATAGAAACAGAAGGAAGTAGTAGTTTAAGTTTCGTAATAACCAGTGATGGAGCTCATATAACTTATACACTTGTGGTTTATTATATGCCAGTTTATTAATGAGACTAAGTAAGGCCTTCTTAAGGAATAGTCAATGAGTACATATTCTTTGTAGTGGTTGGTTGAGGTGTGACCtttaaactggtttttttttaagtatggaAAGGTGATACAgtcttaaaatgtctttaaaaattgaGAGAGGTAGAAATTAGCACATAGAGCCTGATTTTTCACAGAGTTTAATTATCTTGTTTGACTCCTCTTCTTGGAAGTGTAAAGAACGTTTTTGGacagttttttggttttgtcataTCCATTGTCAATGGAGTTGCCATTATTCATCTATTGCTTACCTTTTCagctaatatatatatatcactgGTTAAGCACAGATGTCCAGGTGGTGATGTTTTTTATGCAAAGCTAATGTTACCATCCTTTTGTTAGTATTTTGATTGCTGTTTACTCTGATCACAAAAttgaatgtttcatttaaactgAAGGCATTTCTAGAACTACAGTTTTTATTAGAAAACatacagacttttttctttcagcatctttattttcagaaaggaaaactaGGGAAAGAGgtaattaaaaaacattcttATTCTCCCTTTTCAGCAACTCTCCATGTCTTCTAATATTATTACTGTAAAATTTCGTAGAAAGGCAGTGAAATAAGTATATTCTAAATGTAACCTGGAAAGAACACACACAGCAATCAACTTTGAATGTATGAACTATCAGCAAAGACTTTGAGctaaaagaagaggaggagctttggaaaatgttttgaaactgTACTTCATGAgtcatcttctttctttccagcagtGATGCAGATAGCAGCATAAATCACAGCataaaaacaaatcttcattatccttttttcccctgttgtattttatttcatacagGTTGTTATGATGGCTTAGTGTATGTGCTTCAAAGCAGTGATGGAGAAATACACTGGACTTTTGCCACAGAAGATATTGTGAAAAGCTCTGGAGTTGTAGATCCTTCCAGTGGACTAGTCTACATAGGATCACATGACCAACATGTGTATGCTTTGGATATTTACGTAAGAATGCTAACTTATGTATACAAGAACAAATATCCAACTTAGACCCTATCTTTAGTACACAGGTGAAGCTCTACTGGTGTTAGTATTCTCAGGAGCCCACATTTACTCTTTTCAAATAGTTAGGCCTGCTTGAAGTGGGGTTAGGATTATGTGGTGGTAAATAGTTCTAGTGGCCTCAGCTGTGGTTCTTATGCTACTAGTCCAGATTGAAAGTTATTAAGTTCCTTAAATTCCTTAGTTATTAAATTCTTTGTGGGTGTTTCCGAATAGGGTGCCCAGCTAGAAATAAAACTGTGGCTTAGTGGTGGAGAGAGAATATTACATTCTAAAAGAGTAGATGAAGGGAGATGGAAAATAAGAGGGGCAGACACCACCTCTTCATTAGCCGAATTTCTTGTATCGATCGGAAGAGAAAGTACCAATGGCATATGTGTTGCTATAATAGCACGTAGATTATATCTTCACTTCTTAACTAGTATTTGCTGAGTAAATGCAGTGTTTGGTAAGCTTTGACATTCAAAGGCCTTTGTAAACATGATGAGTTTTAACTCCAATAGAagaaatttttatcttttttcttgtgcttaCAGAAAAAGGCATGTATATGGAAGTTACATTGCGAAGGTGGAGCTGTGTTTTCATCTCCTTGTCTAAGTTCTTCTCTGCATCATCTTTATGTTGCTACACTAGGAGGACTACTATTGGCTGCAAATCCAGTATGTACCTTTGCTTACTTGTCTTTGATGCCAATCTCAAATTTAAATGAAaccaaaatgcatttctgaagttAAGATCACTTTTCTGATGAAAGGAACTAGATGCTTACATGTTACCATAAGATATTTTTCACTTGAGGGCCTTGTTACTCTACACAAGGTTACCATAATAactgctgtatttcagaaagctgtCTGGTGATGAAGAGGACTGAAGTGACTTGCTTAAATTTACATGGTGACTGTAGGCCAAAGTCGGCATCAGTGTCTTCTCATTCCCATATACTACCTTATCAGTTGAAGTAGTGAGTGAGAGCATGTGTgtagatattttttcccctccctccttttgACAGTaggattagaaaaaaatatacacagaacTTACTGAGATCAGAACAGAATAGGGAAAGAAGCCCCATTCCTCTTACTGCTTCCCTCCCCGTAGTCATTTAAAGAGCGGTTCCTCTTAATCTTGGACTGCTCTTCAGTTCTCTGCACTGGGAAAATGGCATTCTTGATAGATGTGGAGCAATTTCATGGTTTTGTGAGGCATTTTTGGCTTATGGCTGGTCCTGCCTGATAAAAATAACACACTTGGAGCAGCTGCTCAGGTTTTTTACTCACAAAACCCAAAGCATCAATCCTACCCATCTTTACCTCCCACCCACTACAAGTTTCCTCAGTAATACCCCACCTAGTGTTATCTAAAACCAGTGTATGGTTTTGCAGCTCTAGTGGGTTgtggttaagaaaaaaacagattttttttccataatactGAGTAACAGGTAGTTGAGAAACCCAGCTGTAACTTCAagtaattatttataaaaataggaATGTGCAGGCTATGTTAGGAGCTTATTGTGACAATCATAGGTTGTGGGTTGCAGCATTTCCTGCAGTATTTATAGTTTATGACATAATCAATATGACTTGCTTTCAAGACATCCTCTCCTTCATTGGTCCTCATAATATACTGAGGAGCTgggaatggaataaaaaaatattccatgcTGCCATTTACAGGCGACGGGGAATAAGATATGGAAAAGCTTCCTGGGAAAACCACTGTTCTCCTCTCCTCACTGCAATGAGAAGTATGTTTTTGTTGGGTGTGTGGATGGAAGCTTATATTGTCACACTCATTCTGGAGAAAAGGTAAaagtggtggtgttgggttttttatgttCCTCTCAAAACCCTAAATAAGATGCATTATTAATACTGTTTTCTGAGGTTTAATGATTAACGTATACCTTTTTGTGAACCAAATAGAAGTGTCTGTTCATTGTtacagagaggagaaagcagaaaaactttTTGCTGAGGGTATTCCGTGAAGTTCATGGCAAAACTGCAAACTCTCAATTTCCTTGATACAGCGACAGAATTTCTAGTTCAGAGCTTACACCCAAAGTAAATGGTCAAGAGTACTATCAGCAAATGAAAAggcatggttttgtttttggagtTTCTCAGGCATGTTTAAAGCCATCTCTTCTGTAAGATGGTGGCTATTTAGAAGTAAAGGTTTCTTAGAATGTTTATGCATTTATCAAAAAATACTGATGTCACAGCAGAGATATGCCAAAGCATAATTATGGCAAAATATGTGTCAGCCTTGACACTGAGTTAAAtgagagtattttttttttttagtccctCAGAGATTAATGTGATTTGTATCTGGTGTTAAAACAACTGACACcgtttctgtttgtttgcctGAGATGCAGTGTACATGGCAATTCCTAAGCCTTTTCTGATTATAAAATACATGTTAGCCCATGACTGCTCTCTGTGTGCTTGCAGAGGAGGGATCTGCACATCATtagcaaaagcagaagaaatctaTATTACAAAAGGAATATTTGCCTTTTTGGCAAAGAATGGCATTTTTTGCAACAGAATTCTCGAAGTTCATTACTAATTGTGATGCAGCAGCACAAGAATATTCTTTTCCCAAGTTGGCCATCTTTACATGGGCCTCACAGAAGGTAGTGACTCTTGCACGTCTGTTTTATGAACCTTTTATCACTTATGCTGTGTGTAATTTGACAACTATTTACCAGCCCTCACTGTAACCTAGTATGgtcttgaaataaaatgctctCCTGTCAACAACTAGtctattaaaaaattacagttgCCGTCAAACTGATAATGTGAACAACCTTTGATAAAGGGTGGTTGTGTTCTTTCTGTAGGTTTGGCAGTTTTCCTCTAATGGACCGGTGTTTTCATCTCCATGCATCTCAAGTTTAACTAAGCAAGAAGTATTTTTTGGCTCCCATGATTGCTTTATCTACTGTTGTAACATGGAGGGTAATTTACTGTGGAAATTTGAAGCCACTTCAAGTGTATATGGAACAccatttgttttccaaagtaCTGACTTGAAGAACAAAATTCTTTTGGCAGCAGTATCTACAGATGGCAACGTGTGGATCCTGAATGCCAAGAGTGGAACACCAGAAGGAGTAGAGAAGCTTCCAGGAGAGGTTTTCTCTTCCCCCGTAGTATGGGGAACAAAGCTTGTTGTTGGCTGTAGAAATGATTATGTTTATTGCTTAGATTTGtacatacaggaaaaaaagaacagctaaGATGTTAGGCTccttcctttttattgtttacATTTGTAAATTAAGAACTCACAGGTGCTCTGCCTGTTTTACTGTAGGCAAGAGATGCTCTTTGCTGACTTCTTGGGTAGCATTTTGCACCATGCAGTATCCAGAGTAGGTAAAGTGATGTTTCTTGGCTTGCTGTACTGATTGAAGGATGGCTGCTCAGCACCCAGCCAGAAGTTTCACTGTCCCTTCCGCATTTCCCAGCTCCAATTCATGAAAGAACATGTTTCAAATGGATTGGATTTGAATGTTGTGCTTTGACCTGTGtagtaagaaaatgaaagtcAGTAGTTTGGCTTCAAACACTTGCAGGATTGGAAGAAACTGTGGTAATGTGCCATACTCTCTGCAGCTTGGAATTACATGCCCATCTCCAGCCTAGCCTGTGCTCTCAGGATCCTTCCTAGCCTGTGACTGACTCTTCCATGCATCGCACCGGTGTTTGTCTAGTATGATGAGGTTTCTATGCTGTGGCAAGGTAACCCAAGTCCTTTTTTGAGTCTTTTAACTTGATTTCTGAAGGCATAGCCTGCATTGCATATACCTGGTAGCGGTGACCTGTTTACCATACTTTGTATAAACTGAATAGTTCATCTTCTGTGAGCCTAGGCCTTCCGTGGCTTCAGTTCAGCCAAGCATATACTTAAACTCTGTTGAAGTCAGTAGGAGTTACGTCTTGTATTCTACAGTGGAGAATATGCTTACATGTGtatatttattaaatttcaGTGACTGGTACAGTATGAGTTCCAAGATGAATTGTGCACTGCTCAAATCAACCAttgtcaaataatttttaagagatTTGAATGAATACTCTTTACAGCAGCTTTACAGAGAACTATTAATAAAGGGCTGTGTAAATTGGGGTTTGGTTGTCTTTAACGCCTTAAAAGGAATGATCAGTGGTCTTAGTAATGTGAGTCAAGTATTTGCGGTGACAAAAGTACACTTAACCGAGAGCATCTTTCGGATTATGAGCCTTCTAAAAGAACTATAGTAGAAACTATTATCTCACTCTCTCTGATGAGCCATCTACTTTGAATTCTAACATCTCAAATTAAAAGTAGAAGTCGCGCTGGCTGTGTTGCTTCATCACGTCTGGCTTCTCCATTTTATCGTTAGCAGACATGCACAGCCAAGACACTTGTAGCACTGTAAAAAGTTCTATTTATAAAGCAAACCTGAACTACATGGTTAGCAAAAGGAGACACAGAATACATACATCAT from Phalacrocorax aristotelis chromosome 4, bGulAri2.1, whole genome shotgun sequence encodes the following:
- the AASDH gene encoding beta-alanine-activating enzyme isoform X1, which gives rise to MTLQEMVYQAASLYSDRKAVWFDECNDKPPTFYTYATVVELAMELTAFLQKHCGQQGKCEIGLYCYPGINLPSWILGILHVPAAYSPIDPDAPPMLSTYFMKKSNLHYILVENDKINKFRMSHVGWFYQSSSTIEHIGLTLFQMSSSNADLNSQVDEVKSKYESFKAVGNSQPGYTICPDQTEAKASEGGYMDVGQKYSLAYVLHTSGTTGIPKIVRVPHKCIVPNIQHLKSIFEITQDDMLFLASPLTFDPSVVELFIALTSGASILIVPNTIKMMPVELSAALFHHHHVTVLQATPTLLRRFGAHIIKSTVLSANTSLRVLALGGEAFPVLNLLKSWKHKENKTSVFNLYGITEVSSWATCYKIPEEVFSADFRTDFPIPLGSPLLGTKVEVRDTNGSAVLEGEGQVFIGGEERICFLDDEITVPLDTMRETGDFVRVQNAKLFFVGRKDNQIKRHGKRFNIECLQQAAEDLCQVEACAVTWYQQEKLILFVVSKGDLQERETLKELQKHLPAHAVPDELVLIKALPLTSHGKVDISELNKIYQNRLNSRRRDSKLSGAEELWERLQYLWKSVLGLPGDSTGISKDAVFLYSGGDSLKALRFCDEIEVLVGKSVPGLLEVILSRSIEEVYRHILKILFPDEDQLMNYDNVVKRKLSGNSGEDFHGKYIKLKSERGLEVASRLTSFIALSRGNNFFSMNFTKSYMQTNNTVQVGVELPQQPSFLHLVTPSIMKSHIQGYGMENRILTVTNKANKIDCCSVQQIHAECNHVTMAELALCIRWKSNTRKCVDASPLVIIPSKEEVSASVYVGSHSHVMQAIDLDLGEIKWEKNLGDRIESSACVSKCGNFIIVGCYDGLVYVLQSSDGEIHWTFATEDIVKSSGVVDPSSGLVYIGSHDQHVYALDIYKKACIWKLHCEGGAVFSSPCLSSSLHHLYVATLGGLLLAANPATGNKIWKSFLGKPLFSSPHCNEKYVFVGCVDGSLYCHTHSGEKVWQFSSNGPVFSSPCISSLTKQEVFFGSHDCFIYCCNMEGNLLWKFEATSSVYGTPFVFQSTDLKNKILLAAVSTDGNVWILNAKSGTPEGVEKLPGEVFSSPVVWGTKLVVGCRNDYVYCLDLYIQEKKNS
- the AASDH gene encoding beta-alanine-activating enzyme isoform X2; the protein is MTLQEMVYQAASLYSDRKAVWFDECNDKPPTFYTYATVVELAMELTAFLQKHCGQQGKCEIGLYCYPGINLPSWILGILHVPAAYSPIDPDAPPMLSTYFMKKSNLHYILVENDKINKFRMSHVGWFYQSSSTIEHIGLTLFQMSSSNADLNSQVDEVKSKYESFKAVGNSQPGYTICPDQTEAKASEGGYMDVGQKYSLAYVLHTSGTTGIPKIVRVPHKCIVPNIQHLKSIFEITQDDMLFLASPLTFDPSVVELFIALTSGASILIVPNTIKMMPVELSAALFHHHHVTVLQATPTLLRRFGAHIIKSTVLSANTSLRVLALGGEAFPVLNLLKSWKHKENKTSVFNLYGITEVSSWATCYKIPEEVFSADFRTDFPIPLGSPLLGTKVEVRDTNGSAVLEGEGQVFIGGEERICFLDDEITVPLDTMRETGDFVRVQNAKLFFVGRKDNQIKRHGKRFNIECLQQAAEDLCQVEACAVTWYQQEKLILFVVSKGDLQERETLKELQKHLPAHAVPDELVLIKALPLTSHGKVDISELNKIYQNRLNSRRRDSKLSGAEELWERLQYLWKSVLGLPGDSTGISKDAVFLYSGGDSLKALRFCDEIEVLVGKSVPGLLEVILSRSIEEVYRHILKILFPDEDQLMNYDNVVKRKLSGNSGEDFHGKYIKLKSERGLEVASRLTSFIALSRGNNFFSMNFTKSYMQTNNTVQVGVELPQQPSFLHLVTPSIMKSHIQGYGMENRILTVTNKANKIDCCSVQQIHAECNHVTMAELALCIRWKSNTRKCVDASPLVIIPSKEEVSASVYVGSHSHVMQAIDLDLGEIKWEKNLGDRIESSACVSKCGNFIIVGCYDGLVYVLQSSDGEIHWTFATEDIVKSSGVVDPSSGLVYIGSHDQHVYALDIYKKACIWKLHCEGGAVFSSPCLSSSLHHLYVATLGGLLLAANPTSSPSLVLIIY